One genomic region from Parasteatoda tepidariorum isolate YZ-2023 unplaced genomic scaffold, CAS_Ptep_4.0 HiC_scaffold_7960, whole genome shotgun sequence encodes:
- the LOC122273763 gene encoding tigger transposable element-derived protein 6-like has translation MARAQNIPISGLILKEKALQFANELGVSEFSASNGWFEWFKERHGLSFKKMCGEVVDTRPVEEWKNDLLKDVLQRYNPCDVFNLDETGLFFRLVPDKTLTFQSEGC, from the coding sequence ATGGCCCGAGCCCAAAACATTCCAATTTCAGGACTTATCTTGAAAGAGAAAGCTTTGCAATTTGCAAACGAATTGGGTGTTTCGGAGTTCTCGGCGAGCAACGGCTGGTTTGAATGGTTCAAAGAGAGACATGGACTTTCCTTCAAAAAGATGTGCGGAGAAGTCGTTGATACGCGTCCAGTTGAAGAATGGAAAAATGATCTCTTAAAAGATGTTCTCCAGCGTTATAACCCTTGTGATGTATTCAACCTTGATGAGACAGGTCTCTTTTTTCGACTTGTGCCTGACAAGACTTTGACTTTTCAATCAGAGGGCTGCTAA